One region of Faecalibacter bovis genomic DNA includes:
- a CDS encoding LuxR C-terminal-related transcriptional regulator, with the protein MPNSTENEKWNELFQNQSSKVNEQVDPHQPELIDSYFFIYDCIQNEIAFVNNAFKTLTGYDVKTFNLDKLIQIIHPDDLDYFFKCEERDLEFTNNLSFNQHFQYLFSYTYRIIAANGTVMTIQQHCQAIEVTNQGHLSKTLVTHKRIEDYTERPANDHKAFDKARGIYIDSENCYGLSKREVEILTLIKEGLNSQEISSQLNISKYTIDTHRKNILNKTNSTNFIELIHKLSFTKF; encoded by the coding sequence ATGCCTAATAGTACTGAAAATGAAAAGTGGAATGAGCTGTTTCAAAATCAAAGTTCGAAAGTAAACGAACAAGTTGATCCACACCAACCTGAATTAATAGACAGTTATTTCTTTATTTATGATTGTATCCAAAATGAAATTGCCTTCGTAAATAATGCGTTTAAAACCTTAACAGGATATGATGTTAAAACGTTTAATTTAGATAAATTAATACAAATTATTCATCCAGATGATTTGGATTATTTCTTTAAATGTGAAGAAAGAGATTTAGAATTTACTAATAATCTAAGTTTTAATCAACATTTTCAATATTTGTTTTCATATACATATCGCATCATTGCGGCTAATGGTACTGTGATGACAATTCAGCAACATTGTCAAGCAATAGAGGTTACAAACCAAGGTCATTTAAGTAAAACGTTAGTCACTCATAAAAGAATCGAAGATTATACGGAACGACCTGCTAACGATCATAAAGCATTTGATAAAGCAAGAGGAATTTACATTGATTCGGAAAATTGTTATGGTTTATCAAAGAGAGAAGTTGAGATTTTGACTTTAATCAAAGAAGGATTGAACAGTCAAGAGATTTCAAGTCAATTAAATATTAGTAAATATACAATTGATACGCATCGAAAAAATATTTTGAACAAAACAAATTCAACAAATTTTATCGAATTAATCCATAAATTAAGTTTCACAAAGTTTTAA
- a CDS encoding M3 family metallopeptidase, with amino-acid sequence MFKKKLFFGMLMGSAIFMNSCSKSANGSWDETNYFYAASELPYGTTDFSKVKTADFKPALLEGMRQQIEEIKKITSNPDAPTFENTLVELEKTGQLLSRVSASFNILTGTETNEELQALEEELSPKFAAHNDAIYLNGDLFNRIKKIYEQKDTLNLDTESARLLENYYNKFILAGADLPDAEKEKLKKINEEIASLNTKFGTQLLNATKSGGITLTKEELEGLSQQDLDALKQEDGTYKISLLSTTQQPELQNLVKKETRQKLFDASWNRTSKGDANDTRQTILDIANKRAEKAKLLGYDNYAQWSLQSQMAKTPEAVNKFLGDMIEVSTKIAEKEAEEIQNLINQEEVPYELSAADWNFYSEKIRKAKYDLDENEIKPYLEVWSILENGIFFMANKMYGMTYTERKDIPTWNKDVRVYELFNEDKTPIGLFYVDFFKRDSKQGGAWMSNIVEQSTLLNQKPVIYNVCNYTKAPEGQPTLITFDDTITMFHEFGHALHGLFATQKYPSLSGTNVARDFVEFPSQFHEHFATYPEVLKNYAKHYKTGDVMPDALIAKMEKAKNFNKGYSLTEILSASALDMSWHTIGADQKITDAAKFEADALVKNKTAIKAVPPRYGSTFFNHVFGGGYAAGYYAYLWAEMLDHDAFEWLKENGGMTRENGQILREKIFSRGNSEDYTEMYKKFRGKEASVDPMLKYHGLK; translated from the coding sequence ATGTTTAAAAAGAAATTATTTTTTGGAATGTTGATGGGATCAGCAATCTTTATGAATTCTTGTTCAAAATCTGCAAATGGATCTTGGGACGAAACCAATTATTTTTACGCAGCGAGTGAGTTACCTTACGGAACAACTGATTTTAGCAAAGTAAAAACAGCTGATTTTAAACCTGCCTTATTAGAAGGAATGCGTCAGCAAATCGAAGAAATTAAAAAAATTACATCTAACCCAGATGCTCCTACTTTTGAAAATACTTTAGTAGAACTTGAAAAAACAGGACAATTACTTAGTCGCGTATCTGCTTCTTTTAATATATTAACAGGAACGGAAACGAACGAAGAGTTACAAGCGTTAGAGGAAGAATTATCTCCAAAATTCGCTGCTCACAATGATGCGATTTACCTTAACGGAGATCTATTTAATCGCATAAAAAAAATATACGAGCAAAAGGATACTTTAAATTTAGATACAGAATCTGCCCGTTTATTAGAAAATTATTACAATAAATTTATTTTAGCTGGTGCTGATTTACCAGATGCTGAAAAAGAAAAATTAAAGAAAATTAATGAAGAAATTGCTTCGTTAAATACAAAATTTGGTACACAATTATTAAATGCAACTAAATCTGGAGGAATCACTTTAACTAAAGAAGAATTAGAAGGATTATCTCAACAAGATTTAGATGCTTTAAAACAAGAAGATGGTACCTACAAAATCTCTTTATTAAGCACTACACAACAACCTGAATTACAAAATTTAGTAAAAAAAGAAACTCGTCAGAAATTGTTTGATGCATCATGGAATCGTACTTCTAAAGGAGACGCAAATGATACACGCCAAACAATTTTAGATATTGCTAATAAAAGAGCAGAAAAAGCAAAATTATTAGGTTACGATAATTACGCGCAATGGTCATTACAATCTCAAATGGCAAAAACTCCTGAAGCTGTAAATAAGTTTTTAGGTGATATGATTGAAGTTTCTACAAAAATTGCAGAAAAAGAAGCCGAAGAAATTCAGAATTTAATCAATCAAGAAGAAGTTCCTTATGAATTATCTGCTGCAGATTGGAATTTCTATTCTGAAAAAATCCGTAAAGCAAAATACGATTTAGACGAAAATGAAATTAAACCTTACTTAGAAGTTTGGTCAATTTTAGAAAACGGAATTTTCTTTATGGCGAATAAAATGTACGGAATGACGTATACTGAGCGTAAAGATATCCCAACTTGGAACAAAGATGTTCGTGTGTATGAATTGTTCAACGAAGATAAAACTCCAATCGGTTTATTCTATGTTGATTTCTTTAAACGTGACTCTAAACAAGGTGGTGCTTGGATGAGTAATATTGTAGAACAATCTACTTTATTAAATCAAAAACCTGTAATTTATAACGTTTGTAACTACACAAAAGCACCAGAAGGTCAGCCAACGTTAATTACATTTGACGATACGATTACAATGTTCCACGAATTTGGTCACGCACTACACGGATTATTTGCAACACAAAAATACCCTTCATTATCAGGGACTAATGTTGCGAGAGATTTTGTAGAATTTCCATCGCAATTCCACGAACATTTTGCAACATATCCAGAAGTTTTAAAGAACTACGCGAAACATTATAAAACTGGTGATGTGATGCCAGATGCATTGATTGCAAAAATGGAAAAAGCAAAAAACTTTAATAAAGGTTATTCATTAACTGAGATTTTATCTGCATCTGCATTAGATATGTCTTGGCACACAATTGGAGCGGATCAAAAAATTACTGATGCTGCTAAATTTGAAGCTGACGCTTTAGTTAAGAACAAAACAGCAATTAAAGCAGTTCCGCCTCGTTATGGTTCTACATTCTTCAACCACGTATTTGGTGGTGGATATGCAGCTGGTTACTACGCTTATTTATGGGCTGAAATGTTAGACCACGATGCATTTGAATGGTTAAAAGAAAATGGTGGAATGACGCGCGAAAACGGTCAAATCTTAAGAGAAAAGATTTTTTCTCGTGGAAATTCTGAAGATTATACAGAAATGTATAAAAAATTCCGTGGAAAGGAAGCTTCAGTTGATCCAATGTTAAAATATCACGGATTAAAATAA
- a CDS encoding YebC/PmpR family DNA-binding transcriptional regulator: MGRAFEFRKGRKMKRWAAMSKAFTRIGKDIVMAVKAGGPDPSSNSQLRAVIQNAKAANMPKDNVERAIKKASDKNTENYKEVLFEGYGPHGIAIIVETSTNNNNRTVANVRSYFNKCNGQLGTQGSVEFMFDHICNFKIATPEGVDMEELEFEMIDYGVEEIFEDEDGIVLIAPFENYGTIFKSLEEGGYEIISSEFERIPQTTKELTAEQKADIEKLLEKFDEDEDVNHVYHTMQEDEEEEEA, encoded by the coding sequence ATGGGAAGAGCTTTTGAATTTAGAAAAGGGCGTAAAATGAAACGTTGGGCTGCAATGTCTAAAGCGTTTACAAGAATTGGGAAAGATATTGTAATGGCTGTAAAAGCTGGTGGACCAGATCCTAGTTCAAATTCTCAATTACGTGCAGTTATCCAAAATGCGAAAGCGGCAAACATGCCAAAAGATAACGTAGAACGTGCTATTAAAAAAGCATCTGACAAAAATACTGAAAACTATAAGGAAGTACTTTTTGAAGGTTATGGACCTCATGGTATTGCAATTATCGTTGAAACTTCTACAAACAACAACAACCGTACTGTTGCTAATGTGCGTTCATATTTTAATAAATGCAATGGACAATTAGGAACGCAAGGTTCTGTAGAATTTATGTTTGATCATATCTGTAATTTTAAAATTGCAACTCCAGAAGGTGTTGATATGGAAGAATTAGAGTTCGAAATGATTGATTATGGTGTTGAAGAAATCTTCGAAGATGAAGATGGAATCGTATTAATTGCTCCTTTTGAGAATTACGGAACAATCTTTAAATCTTTAGAAGAAGGTGGTTACGAAATTATTTCTTCTGAATTTGAACGTATCCCTCAAACAACTAAAGAATTAACAGCTGAACAAAAAGCTGACATTGAAAAGTTATTAGAGAAATTCGACGAAGATGAAGACGTAAACCACGTTTATCATACAATGCAAGAAGACGAAGAAGAGGAAGAAGCATAA
- a CDS encoding MFS transporter → MAKTLIKPQHKLGRKGLIFLIFLLNMTGPMSTDLYLSAFPTLLKEFNTTSGMLNYTLVGFFVSFAIGMLFIGPLSDKIGRKPVLLSGIFIYGLSSLFCSFSSSIEMLIFFRITQAIGAGGMISVSTAMVKDSFTDDDRPGIIALLQMLGAFAPTIAPLIGAQIIKHYNWQVTFDVLAISALFSFIVSLFVTETLDKKDRIEGNVFTSVFSLKEILINKPFMTFLLSMYGMSIIYMAFLAISSYIYIEWFNLSETQYSIFFAVNSLILLVGPNVYLMARKRFTPNQIVHFSFITVLFAGLLILTIGKFSPYLFLLAFAPITFSNGFLRSFSSNILLGQSNMNSGGVASVMSFSGTALGAIGMMLGTIGWSNYIQGLGWITFIGITFSITLWIIFLRNGYKLKGM, encoded by the coding sequence ATGGCAAAAACCTTAATAAAACCACAACATAAATTAGGTCGTAAAGGACTAATTTTCCTCATATTTCTGTTAAACATGACAGGACCAATGTCTACAGATTTATACTTATCAGCCTTTCCTACTCTATTAAAAGAATTTAATACAACTTCTGGAATGTTGAATTATACTTTAGTTGGATTCTTTGTAAGTTTTGCCATCGGAATGTTATTCATCGGACCATTAAGCGATAAAATTGGTCGAAAACCCGTTTTACTTTCTGGTATTTTCATCTACGGATTATCTTCATTATTTTGTTCTTTTTCCTCATCTATAGAGATGTTAATATTCTTCCGAATTACACAAGCAATTGGCGCTGGAGGAATGATTTCTGTTTCTACCGCTATGGTAAAAGATAGTTTTACTGACGATGATAGACCGGGAATTATAGCTTTATTACAAATGTTAGGCGCTTTTGCACCAACAATTGCACCTTTAATCGGAGCTCAAATTATAAAACATTATAATTGGCAAGTAACATTTGATGTTTTGGCAATTAGTGCCTTATTTTCTTTTATTGTAAGTTTATTTGTTACTGAAACTTTAGACAAAAAAGATAGAATCGAAGGAAACGTATTTACATCTGTATTCTCTTTAAAAGAAATTTTAATCAATAAACCTTTCATGACATTTTTGCTATCCATGTACGGCATGTCTATTATTTACATGGCATTTTTAGCAATCAGCTCATACATTTATATCGAATGGTTTAATTTATCTGAAACACAATACAGTATATTTTTCGCCGTAAATTCTTTAATATTATTGGTTGGACCTAATGTGTATTTGATGGCTAGAAAGAGATTTACACCCAATCAAATAGTACATTTTTCATTTATCACCGTGTTATTTGCAGGATTATTAATTTTAACGATTGGTAAATTTTCACCCTATTTATTTTTACTTGCATTTGCACCAATTACATTTAGCAATGGATTTCTAAGATCGTTTTCTTCGAACATTTTATTAGGACAAAGTAATATGAATTCTGGAGGAGTTGCATCAGTAATGAGTTTCTCTGGAACAGCACTCGGAGCGATCGGAATGATGTTAGGAACAATCGGATGGTCAAACTACATTCAAGGTCTCGGCTGGATTACATTTATTGGTATAACTTTTAGCATTACCTTATGGATTATTTTTCTAAGAAATGGATACAAATTAAAAGGAATGTAA
- a CDS encoding MBL fold metallo-hydrolase, with protein MIKIYPLREVQYQVNNTKEFNYVENLDLIDEANGYVLTVRPFLVHVGDELILIDAGFGLHQDGKSELVNRIEEVGFYATAVSRILISHLHKDHIGGIGRMVDNKLETYFPNAKIYIHEDEMMYTMALEGHHSYDYNIIKGLQYHPQVNYLRENEGQISKNIRFEKVGGHVPHQMVFWISDEDDIVFYGADNLPQKSYLKYDCAFKNDINGKDAQESRRIWQEQMKKENWTVLFYHGKSTAVKKF; from the coding sequence ATGATTAAAATTTATCCGTTAAGAGAAGTACAATACCAAGTAAATAATACAAAAGAGTTTAATTACGTAGAGAATTTAGACTTAATTGACGAAGCTAATGGTTATGTTTTAACGGTTCGACCTTTTTTAGTTCATGTTGGTGACGAATTAATATTAATTGATGCTGGTTTTGGACTTCACCAAGACGGAAAATCTGAATTAGTTAACAGAATCGAAGAAGTTGGATTTTACGCAACTGCTGTATCTCGTATTTTAATTTCACACTTACACAAAGATCATATTGGTGGAATTGGTCGTATGGTCGATAATAAATTAGAAACCTATTTCCCTAATGCTAAAATTTACATTCATGAAGATGAAATGATGTACACTATGGCGTTAGAAGGTCATCATTCGTATGATTACAACATTATCAAAGGTTTACAATATCATCCACAAGTAAATTATTTACGCGAAAATGAAGGTCAAATCTCAAAAAATATACGTTTTGAAAAAGTTGGTGGACACGTTCCACATCAAATGGTTTTTTGGATTTCTGACGAAGATGATATCGTTTTTTATGGTGCTGATAATTTACCACAAAAGAGTTATTTAAAATACGATTGCGCTTTTAAAAATGACATCAATGGAAAAGATGCTCAAGAATCTCGTCGTATTTGGCAAGAACAAATGAAAAAAGAAAATTGGACTGTTCTTTTTTATCATGGAAAAAGCACTGCGGTTAAAAAATTCTAA